A stretch of Pomacea canaliculata isolate SZHN2017 linkage group LG6, ASM307304v1, whole genome shotgun sequence DNA encodes these proteins:
- the LOC112567204 gene encoding uncharacterized protein LOC112567204 isoform X2 produces the protein MSSEILPEVGAPEDCLAMISPDDIETIRTLFQQRPDLWDDFKTLTEVVDCLNEHVTDYQKVHGLLNRIFGSTSVNLNKGIEEFSRFAAAVQFAEKGVEFMRQTMTKKGLTYITQFTFPHPDVERSCLYMLRFMFHNYSCYSKEFATRLAKTGVLQDLMEDLKHMKDQSAERLEKGEAFKSVIAIVLNCCRTSDGLAIVMAMNIKEELKPFLSKDDLDIQTLALCTLSFLVEDHELDLLKVDKSLMQYCVQCIYGAADSKRKSHNGWLMEELLALLSRLVRNDSNKRLILRTGGLKMLGMVLETRTEVEQANAIKLLNKLAVETEGKLMMQADASLLTTLSKLESDENKPFREQAADLLKTIHKISVTPGQQEILTLLKDRVNALAILDTSEVGFVLCQLQILATGGRHSHGDFSAIQLLEVLSLFVKGNKQGQQITAQGLDTLCCYLRKGEDAEKRLVLGIVLDVVSDTEALRFVKNHSGFVSLLDGLRASENEELSQKANLILCAIDQKI, from the exons ATGTCGTCAGAAATCCTCCCAGAGGTGGGCGCACCGGAAGACTGTCTAGCGATGATTTCGCCAGATGACATCGAGACGATCCGAACTCTCTTCCAGCAGCGGCCTGATTTGTGGGATGATTTCAAGACCCTGACTGAAGTTGTGGACTGTCTGAACGAACACGTGACAGATTACCAGAAAGTACACGGTTTGTTAAATAGAATCTTTGGCAGCACCAGTGTAAATTTAAACAAAGGGATAGAAGAGTTCTCTCGCTTTGCCGCCGCCGTACAGTTTGCAGAGAAAGGTGTGGAGTTTATGAGGCAGACGATGACAAAGAAAGGGCTAACGTACATCACACAGTTCACTTTCCCGCACCCGGATGTCGAAAGAagttgtttatatatgttaaGATTCATGTTTCATAATTACTCATGCTATAGCAAGGAGTTTGCCACAAGACTTGCAAAGACAGGTGTGCTGCAGGACTTGATGGAAGATCTGAAGCACATGAAGGATCAGTCAGCTGAGCGTTTG GAGAAAGGTGAAGCTTTCAAATCGGTCATAGCTATCGTACTCAACTGCTGTCGAACCTCTGATGGTCTGGCCATCGTTATGGCAATGAATATAAAGGAAGAACTCAAACCTTTTCTTTCCAAAGATGATCTTG atattCAAACACTCGCACTCTGCACCCTCAGTTTCCTCGTTGAGGACCATGAACTAGACCTGCTGAAAGTCGACAAATCTCTGATGCAATATTGTGTCCAGTGTATCTACGGGGCTGCagactcaaaaagaaaaagtcataaTGGATGGTTGATGGAAGAACTCCTAGCCCTCTTATCGAGACTCGTCAGGAATGATTCAAACAAGCGTCTGATTTTACGAACTG GTGGGTTGAAAATGCTGGGCATGGTGCTTGAAACAAGGACGGAAGTGGAGCAAGCGAATGCGATTAAGCTTCTTAATAAGCTTGCAGTAGAAACAGAAGGCAAACTAATGATGCAG GCAGATGCCAGTCTTTTGACGACTCTTTCAAAACTAGAATCGGATGAGAACAAACCATTTCGCGAACAGGCAGCTGACCTTCTAAAGACAATCCACAAAATAAGCG TTACACCAGGCCAGCAAGAAATACTAACACTTCTAAAGGACCGAGTGAACGCGCTGGCCATCCTTGACACCAGTGAGGTCGGCTTTGTGCTCTGTCAGCTTCAGATCCTCGCCACTGGAGGTCGCCACAGTCACGGGGATTTCTCCGCCATTCAGCTTCTAGAAGTCTTGTCACTCTTCGTCAAGGGAAACAAACAGGGCCAGCAGATAACAGCTCAAG GACTGGATACGCTGTGCTGCTACCTGAGGAAAGGTGAGGATGCAGAGAAAAGACTGGTGCTTGGTATCGTCCTGGATGTGGTGTCCGACACAGAGGCTCTCAGATTTGTAAAG AATCACTCAGGTTTTGTTTCATTGCTGGATGGACTCCGAGCTTCGGAAAATGAAGAGCTTTCTCAAAAGGCTAATCTCATCTTATGTGCTATTGACCAGAAAATCTAG
- the LOC112567178 gene encoding uncharacterized protein LOC112567178 isoform X2 — protein sequence MMSSEIVPEVGAPEDCLAMISPDDIETIRTLFQQRPDLWEDFKTLTEVVDCLNDHATDYQKVYDLLKRIYLSTSVNSEKGIEAFSLFAACLQFAEKGVKFMRQTMIKKGLTYITKFTFQHPDIESLCLFLLRSMFLDCSCSSKEFATQLAKTGVLQDFMEDLKHMKNQSAERLKKGEAFKPAIGIIINCCRTFDGVDIVRAMNIKEDLKPFLSKDDHDIQALAFCTLSFLVEDDELDLMKVNKLLLKYCFQCIYGAADSKSEGYNGWLMEEVLSLLSRLARNDYNKCLILRTGGLKMLGMVLERRTEVEQANAIKLLTQLAVETEGKLLMQADTSLLTTVSKLESDENRPFREQAADLLRTIHETNTTPVQQEILTLLKDRVNALAILDTSEVGFVLCQLQVLATGGRHSHKDFSAIQLLEVLSLFVKRDKQKQQMATQGLDTLCCYLRKGEDAEKRLVLGIVLDIVSDTEALRLVKNHSGFVALLDGLRASENEELSQKANLILCAIDQKI from the exons ATGATGTCGTCAGAAATCGTCCCAGAGGTGGGCGCACCGGAAGACTGTCTAGCGATGATTTCGCCCGATGACATCGAGACGATCCGAACTCTCTTCCAGCAGCGGCCTGATTTGTGGGAGGATTTCAAGACCCTGACTGAAGTTGTGGACTGTCTGAACGACCACGCAACAGATTACCAGAAAGTATACGATTTGTTAAAGAGAATCTACCTCAGCACCAGTGTAAATTCAGAGAAAGGAATAGAAGCGTTCTCTCTCTTTGCCGCCTGCTTACAGTTTGCAGAGAAAGGTGTGAAGTTTATGAGGCAGACGATGATAAAGAAAGGGCTGACGTACATCACAAAGTTCACTTTTCAGCACCCAGATATCgaaagtttatgtttatttttattaagaagCATGTTTCTTGATTGTTCATGCTCTAGCAAGGAGTTTGCCACACAACTTGCAAAGACAGGTGTGCTCCAGGACTTCATGGAAGATCTGAAGCACATGAAGAATCAGTCAGCTGAGCGTTTG AAGAAAGGTGAAGCTTTCAAACCGGCCATAGGTATCATAATCAACTgctgtcgaacctttgatgGAGTAGACATAGTTAGGGCAATGAATATAAAGGAGGACCTTAAACCTTTTCTTTCCAAAGATGATCATG atattCAAGCACTTGCGTTCTGCACCCTTAGTTTCCTCGTTGAAGACGATGAACTGGACCTGATGAAAGTCAACAAATTGCTGCTGAAATATTGTTTCCAGTGTATATACGGGGCTGCAGACTCAAAAAGTGAAGGCTATAATGGATGGTTGATGGAAGAAGTTCTATCCCTCTTATCAAGACTCGCCAGGAATGATTACAACAAGTGTTTGATTTTACGAACTG GTGGGTTAAAAATGCTGGGCATGGTTCTTGAAAGGAGGACGGAGGTGGAGCAAGCGAATGCAATCAAGCTTCTGACTCAGCTTGCAGTGGAAACAGAAGGCAAACTGCTGATGCAG GCAGATACCAGTCTTTTGACGACTGTTTCAAAACTAGAATCGGATGAGAACAGACCATTCCGTGAACAAGCTGCTGACCTTCTAAGGACAATCCACgaaacaaaca CGACACCTGTCCAGCAAGAAATACTAACACTTCTAAAGGACCGAGTGAACGCGCTGGCCATCCTTGACACCAGTGAGGTCGGCTTTGTGCTCTGTCAGCTTCAGGTCCTCGCCACTGGAGGTCGCCACAGCCACAAGGATTTCTCCGCCATTCAGCTTCTAGAAGTCTTGTCACTCTTCGTCaaaagagacaaacagaaacaacagatgGCAACTCAAG GACTGGATACACTGTGCTGCTACCTGAGGAAAGGTGAGGATGCAGAGAAAAGATTGGTGCTTGGTATCGTCCTGGATATTGTGTCCGACACGGAGGCTCTCAGATTGGTAAAG AATCACTCAGGTTTTGTTGCATTGCTGGATGGACTGCGAGCTTCTGAAAATGAAGAGCTTTCTCAAAAGGCTAATCTCATCTTGTGTGCTATTGACCAGAAAATCTAG
- the LOC112567178 gene encoding uncharacterized protein LOC112567178 isoform X1 — MFMHMMSSEIVPEVGAPEDCLAMISPDDIETIRTLFQQRPDLWEDFKTLTEVVDCLNDHATDYQKVYDLLKRIYLSTSVNSEKGIEAFSLFAACLQFAEKGVKFMRQTMIKKGLTYITKFTFQHPDIESLCLFLLRSMFLDCSCSSKEFATQLAKTGVLQDFMEDLKHMKNQSAERLKKGEAFKPAIGIIINCCRTFDGVDIVRAMNIKEDLKPFLSKDDHDIQALAFCTLSFLVEDDELDLMKVNKLLLKYCFQCIYGAADSKSEGYNGWLMEEVLSLLSRLARNDYNKCLILRTGGLKMLGMVLERRTEVEQANAIKLLTQLAVETEGKLLMQADTSLLTTVSKLESDENRPFREQAADLLRTIHETNTTPVQQEILTLLKDRVNALAILDTSEVGFVLCQLQVLATGGRHSHKDFSAIQLLEVLSLFVKRDKQKQQMATQGLDTLCCYLRKGEDAEKRLVLGIVLDIVSDTEALRLVKNHSGFVALLDGLRASENEELSQKANLILCAIDQKI; from the exons ATGTTCATG cATATGATGTCGTCAGAAATCGTCCCAGAGGTGGGCGCACCGGAAGACTGTCTAGCGATGATTTCGCCCGATGACATCGAGACGATCCGAACTCTCTTCCAGCAGCGGCCTGATTTGTGGGAGGATTTCAAGACCCTGACTGAAGTTGTGGACTGTCTGAACGACCACGCAACAGATTACCAGAAAGTATACGATTTGTTAAAGAGAATCTACCTCAGCACCAGTGTAAATTCAGAGAAAGGAATAGAAGCGTTCTCTCTCTTTGCCGCCTGCTTACAGTTTGCAGAGAAAGGTGTGAAGTTTATGAGGCAGACGATGATAAAGAAAGGGCTGACGTACATCACAAAGTTCACTTTTCAGCACCCAGATATCgaaagtttatgtttatttttattaagaagCATGTTTCTTGATTGTTCATGCTCTAGCAAGGAGTTTGCCACACAACTTGCAAAGACAGGTGTGCTCCAGGACTTCATGGAAGATCTGAAGCACATGAAGAATCAGTCAGCTGAGCGTTTG AAGAAAGGTGAAGCTTTCAAACCGGCCATAGGTATCATAATCAACTgctgtcgaacctttgatgGAGTAGACATAGTTAGGGCAATGAATATAAAGGAGGACCTTAAACCTTTTCTTTCCAAAGATGATCATG atattCAAGCACTTGCGTTCTGCACCCTTAGTTTCCTCGTTGAAGACGATGAACTGGACCTGATGAAAGTCAACAAATTGCTGCTGAAATATTGTTTCCAGTGTATATACGGGGCTGCAGACTCAAAAAGTGAAGGCTATAATGGATGGTTGATGGAAGAAGTTCTATCCCTCTTATCAAGACTCGCCAGGAATGATTACAACAAGTGTTTGATTTTACGAACTG GTGGGTTAAAAATGCTGGGCATGGTTCTTGAAAGGAGGACGGAGGTGGAGCAAGCGAATGCAATCAAGCTTCTGACTCAGCTTGCAGTGGAAACAGAAGGCAAACTGCTGATGCAG GCAGATACCAGTCTTTTGACGACTGTTTCAAAACTAGAATCGGATGAGAACAGACCATTCCGTGAACAAGCTGCTGACCTTCTAAGGACAATCCACgaaacaaaca CGACACCTGTCCAGCAAGAAATACTAACACTTCTAAAGGACCGAGTGAACGCGCTGGCCATCCTTGACACCAGTGAGGTCGGCTTTGTGCTCTGTCAGCTTCAGGTCCTCGCCACTGGAGGTCGCCACAGCCACAAGGATTTCTCCGCCATTCAGCTTCTAGAAGTCTTGTCACTCTTCGTCaaaagagacaaacagaaacaacagatgGCAACTCAAG GACTGGATACACTGTGCTGCTACCTGAGGAAAGGTGAGGATGCAGAGAAAAGATTGGTGCTTGGTATCGTCCTGGATATTGTGTCCGACACGGAGGCTCTCAGATTGGTAAAG AATCACTCAGGTTTTGTTGCATTGCTGGATGGACTGCGAGCTTCTGAAAATGAAGAGCTTTCTCAAAAGGCTAATCTCATCTTGTGTGCTATTGACCAGAAAATCTAG
- the LOC112567204 gene encoding uncharacterized protein LOC112567204 isoform X1: MHTMSSEILPEVGAPEDCLAMISPDDIETIRTLFQQRPDLWDDFKTLTEVVDCLNEHVTDYQKVHGLLNRIFGSTSVNLNKGIEEFSRFAAAVQFAEKGVEFMRQTMTKKGLTYITQFTFPHPDVERSCLYMLRFMFHNYSCYSKEFATRLAKTGVLQDLMEDLKHMKDQSAERLEKGEAFKSVIAIVLNCCRTSDGLAIVMAMNIKEELKPFLSKDDLDIQTLALCTLSFLVEDHELDLLKVDKSLMQYCVQCIYGAADSKRKSHNGWLMEELLALLSRLVRNDSNKRLILRTGGLKMLGMVLETRTEVEQANAIKLLNKLAVETEGKLMMQADASLLTTLSKLESDENKPFREQAADLLKTIHKISVTPGQQEILTLLKDRVNALAILDTSEVGFVLCQLQILATGGRHSHGDFSAIQLLEVLSLFVKGNKQGQQITAQGLDTLCCYLRKGEDAEKRLVLGIVLDVVSDTEALRFVKNHSGFVSLLDGLRASENEELSQKANLILCAIDQKI; encoded by the exons ATG cataCGATGTCGTCAGAAATCCTCCCAGAGGTGGGCGCACCGGAAGACTGTCTAGCGATGATTTCGCCAGATGACATCGAGACGATCCGAACTCTCTTCCAGCAGCGGCCTGATTTGTGGGATGATTTCAAGACCCTGACTGAAGTTGTGGACTGTCTGAACGAACACGTGACAGATTACCAGAAAGTACACGGTTTGTTAAATAGAATCTTTGGCAGCACCAGTGTAAATTTAAACAAAGGGATAGAAGAGTTCTCTCGCTTTGCCGCCGCCGTACAGTTTGCAGAGAAAGGTGTGGAGTTTATGAGGCAGACGATGACAAAGAAAGGGCTAACGTACATCACACAGTTCACTTTCCCGCACCCGGATGTCGAAAGAagttgtttatatatgttaaGATTCATGTTTCATAATTACTCATGCTATAGCAAGGAGTTTGCCACAAGACTTGCAAAGACAGGTGTGCTGCAGGACTTGATGGAAGATCTGAAGCACATGAAGGATCAGTCAGCTGAGCGTTTG GAGAAAGGTGAAGCTTTCAAATCGGTCATAGCTATCGTACTCAACTGCTGTCGAACCTCTGATGGTCTGGCCATCGTTATGGCAATGAATATAAAGGAAGAACTCAAACCTTTTCTTTCCAAAGATGATCTTG atattCAAACACTCGCACTCTGCACCCTCAGTTTCCTCGTTGAGGACCATGAACTAGACCTGCTGAAAGTCGACAAATCTCTGATGCAATATTGTGTCCAGTGTATCTACGGGGCTGCagactcaaaaagaaaaagtcataaTGGATGGTTGATGGAAGAACTCCTAGCCCTCTTATCGAGACTCGTCAGGAATGATTCAAACAAGCGTCTGATTTTACGAACTG GTGGGTTGAAAATGCTGGGCATGGTGCTTGAAACAAGGACGGAAGTGGAGCAAGCGAATGCGATTAAGCTTCTTAATAAGCTTGCAGTAGAAACAGAAGGCAAACTAATGATGCAG GCAGATGCCAGTCTTTTGACGACTCTTTCAAAACTAGAATCGGATGAGAACAAACCATTTCGCGAACAGGCAGCTGACCTTCTAAAGACAATCCACAAAATAAGCG TTACACCAGGCCAGCAAGAAATACTAACACTTCTAAAGGACCGAGTGAACGCGCTGGCCATCCTTGACACCAGTGAGGTCGGCTTTGTGCTCTGTCAGCTTCAGATCCTCGCCACTGGAGGTCGCCACAGTCACGGGGATTTCTCCGCCATTCAGCTTCTAGAAGTCTTGTCACTCTTCGTCAAGGGAAACAAACAGGGCCAGCAGATAACAGCTCAAG GACTGGATACGCTGTGCTGCTACCTGAGGAAAGGTGAGGATGCAGAGAAAAGACTGGTGCTTGGTATCGTCCTGGATGTGGTGTCCGACACAGAGGCTCTCAGATTTGTAAAG AATCACTCAGGTTTTGTTTCATTGCTGGATGGACTCCGAGCTTCGGAAAATGAAGAGCTTTCTCAAAAGGCTAATCTCATCTTATGTGCTATTGACCAGAAAATCTAG
- the LOC112566918 gene encoding uncharacterized protein LOC112566918 — MFMHMMSSEIVPEVGAPEDCLAMISPDDIETIRTLFQQRPDLWEDFKTLTEVVDCLNDHATDYQKVYDLLKRIYLSTSVNSEKGIEAFSLFAACLQFAEKGVKFMRQTMIKKGLTYITKFTFQHPDIESLCLFLLRSMFLDCSCSSKEFATQLAKTGVLQDFMEDLKHMKNQSAERLKKGEAFKPAIGIIINCCRTFDGVDIVRAMNIKEDLKPFLSKDDHDIQALAFCALSFLVEDDELDLMKVNKLLLKYCFQCIYGAADSKSEGYNGWLMEEVLSLLSRLARNDYNKCLILRTGGLKMLGMVLERRTEVEQANAIKLLTQLAVETEGKLLMQADTSLLTTVSKLESDENRPFREQAADLLRTIHETNTTPVQQEILTLLKDRVNALAILDTSEVGFVLCQLQVLATGGRHSHKDFSAIQLLEVLSLFVKRDKQKQQMATQGLDTLCCYLRKGEDAEKRLVLGIVLDIVSDTEALRLVKNHSGFVALLDGLRASENEELSQKANLILCAIDQKI, encoded by the exons ATGTTCATG cATATGATGTCGTCAGAAATCGTCCCAGAGGTGGGCGCACCGGAAGACTGTCTAGCGATGATTTCGCCCGATGACATCGAGACGATCCGAACTCTCTTCCAGCAGCGGCCTGATTTGTGGGAGGATTTCAAGACCCTGACTGAAGTTGTGGACTGTCTGAACGACCACGCAACAGATTACCAGAAAGTATACGATTTGTTAAAGAGAATCTACCTCAGCACCAGTGTAAATTCAGAGAAAGGAATAGAAGCGTTCTCTCTCTTTGCCGCCTGCTTACAGTTTGCAGAGAAAGGTGTGAAGTTTATGAGGCAGACGATGATAAAGAAAGGGCTGACGTACATCACAAAGTTCACTTTTCAGCACCCAGATATCgaaagtttatgtttatttttattaagaagCATGTTTCTTGATTGTTCATGCTCTAGCAAGGAGTTTGCCACACAACTTGCAAAGACAGGTGTGCTCCAGGACTTCATGGAAGATCTGAAGCACATGAAGAATCAGTCAGCTGAGCGTTTG AAGAAAGGTGAAGCTTTCAAACCGGCCATAGGTATCATAATCAACTgctgtcgaacctttgatgGAGTAGACATAGTTAGGGCAATGAATATAAAGGAGGACCTCAAACCTTTTCTTTCCAAAGATGATCATG atattCAAGCACTTGCGTTCTGCGCCCTTAGTTTCCTCGTTGAAGACGATGAACTGGACCTGATGAAAGTCAACAAATTGCTGCTGAAATATTGTTTCCAGTGTATATACGGGGCTGCAGACTCAAAAAGTGAAGGCTATAATGGATGGTTGATGGAAGAAGTTCTATCCCTCTTATCAAGACTCGCCAGGAATGATTACAACAAGTGTTTGATTTTACGAACTG GTGGGTTAAAAATGCTGGGCATGGTTCTTGAAAGGAGGACGGAGGTGGAGCAAGCGAATGCAATCAAGCTTCTGACTCAGCTTGCAGTGGAAACAGAAGGCAAACTGCTGATGCAG GCAGATACCAGTCTTTTGACGACTGTTTCAAAACTAGAATCGGATGAGAACAGACCATTCCGTGAACAAGCTGCTGACCTTCTAAGGACAATCCACgaaacaaaca CGACACCTGTCCAGCAAGAAATACTAACACTTCTAAAGGACCGAGTGAACGCGCTGGCCATCCTTGACACCAGTGAGGTCGGCTTTGTGCTCTGTCAGCTTCAGGTCCTCGCCACTGGAGGTCGCCACAGCCACAAGGATTTCTCCGCCATTCAGCTTCTAGAAGTCTTGTCACTCTTCGTCaaaagagacaaacagaaacaacagatgGCAACTCAAG GACTGGATACACTGTGCTGCTACCTGAGGAAAGGTGAGGATGCAGAGAAAAGATTGGTGCTTGGTATCGTCCTGGATATTGTGTCCGACACGGAGGCTCTCAGATTGGTAAAG AATCACTCAGGTTTTGTTGCATTGCTGGATGGACTGCGAGCTTCTGAAAATGAAGAGCTTTCTCAAAAGGCTAATCTCATCTTGTGTGCTATTGACCAGAAAATCTAG